The Petrocella atlantisensis genome has a window encoding:
- a CDS encoding helix-turn-helix transcriptional regulator: MQTTYFPIQDLTSHSLPIYLSSIGYDYMEGHMHRPEGYGRYQWVHTTTGEGELSLHGRLYSLPVGHGMFLYPNVPHTYYPKTHLWTTEWLSFDGKDIAQLVDAIGFHSSGVYQLDHLDQFKTYLREGYRLATSTNQYSTLDMSSFLYNFLIELIKNVKPLHKTSRSNQYDKLQPVLLYLDAHYAQPLLLETMAELIHVSPQYLCTLFKKVFNTRPSAYLNHLRINKAKEMMLTQPHKSIAQIAKEVGVESPSYFSALFKKHEHKTPNEFILLHRPL; this comes from the coding sequence ATGCAAACTACCTATTTTCCTATACAAGACTTGACATCCCACTCATTACCCATCTATCTATCCAGCATTGGGTATGATTACATGGAAGGCCATATGCATCGACCTGAAGGTTATGGTCGCTATCAATGGGTCCATACCACCACCGGGGAAGGTGAACTCTCCTTGCATGGAAGATTATATAGCTTACCCGTCGGACATGGCATGTTCCTATATCCGAATGTACCACATACTTATTATCCTAAAACTCATCTATGGACTACAGAATGGTTAAGCTTTGATGGCAAAGACATTGCCCAACTTGTAGATGCCATTGGGTTTCATTCAAGTGGGGTTTATCAATTGGATCATCTTGATCAATTTAAAACATATCTTAGAGAAGGATATCGATTGGCCACTTCCACTAACCAATATAGTACTCTTGACATGTCCTCTTTCCTTTACAATTTTCTCATTGAACTTATAAAAAATGTAAAGCCCCTACACAAGACCTCTAGGTCCAATCAATATGACAAATTACAACCTGTTCTTCTATATCTTGATGCTCATTATGCGCAACCCCTGCTACTTGAAACTATGGCGGAGCTTATTCATGTAAGTCCTCAATATCTTTGTACTTTATTTAAAAAGGTTTTTAATACAAGGCCATCTGCCTATCTGAACCACCTTAGGATTAATAAAGCCAAAGAGATGATGCTTACGCAACCTCACAAAAGTATTGCCCAAATTGCAAAGGAAGTCGGGGTTGAAAGTCCAAGCTATTTCAGTGCTCTGTTCAAAAAGCATGAACATAAAACGCCTAACGAATTTATATTATTACACAGGCCACTGTAA
- the lepB gene encoding signal peptidase I — MKNKIIIEILEYLKLLLIVLVITTLLNTLVFTFSTVKQSSMETTLMENDVLVIEKLSMIFEAPKHGDIVVFVEDEYVTDDYLMKIRVLYEDMIAKFTGHSKRMRLVKRVIGMPGDSIDIKDGYVYVNGDQIEETYTKDLTFPSIIQYPITLPEDNYFLLGDNRDVSRDSRHFGLVSLRQIEGKALFRIAPLNKIGSI, encoded by the coding sequence ATGAAAAATAAGATAATAATAGAGATTTTAGAGTATTTAAAACTGCTTTTAATTGTTCTTGTAATCACCACATTACTTAACACATTGGTCTTTACATTTTCAACGGTCAAACAAAGCTCAATGGAAACAACATTGATGGAGAACGATGTCCTGGTTATTGAAAAATTAAGTATGATTTTTGAAGCACCAAAACATGGCGATATCGTGGTATTTGTAGAAGATGAGTATGTAACAGACGACTATTTGATGAAAATTAGAGTACTATATGAAGATATGATTGCAAAATTTACTGGTCATTCAAAGAGGATGCGCTTGGTCAAACGCGTGATTGGTATGCCGGGAGATAGTATTGATATTAAGGATGGTTATGTCTATGTGAATGGTGATCAAATCGAAGAGACTTATACTAAAGACTTAACTTTCCCAAGCATCATTCAGTATCCGATTACCTTACCGGAGGATAATTACTTCCTTCTAGGTGACAACAGGGACGTTAGCCGGGACAGTAGACATTTTGGTTTGGTTTCTTTGCGCCAGATTGAAGGAAAAGCCCTTTTTAGAATTGCACCCCTAAATAAAATCGGCAGCATATAA